From Acidovorax sp. FHTAMBA, one genomic window encodes:
- a CDS encoding YiaA/YiaB family inner membrane protein, with protein MSYTSSLIVQRDTRAWQLQVWVSFGIAVFLCAVGLAWLPGSQLEQAFMVMGYVFCLSAAFVLAKFVRDNESATRRGAGDTPLWKLVVWGGFAVAMGLTGWGLLGMEINVTYKAFLGVSWLYLITTAFTLAKMLRDRHEADLAEARLQGRREATAATAANAAGAATSGNNAN; from the coding sequence ATGTCTTACACCTCTTCCCTCATCGTGCAGCGTGACACCCGTGCCTGGCAGCTTCAGGTGTGGGTTTCGTTCGGTATTGCGGTGTTTCTGTGTGCGGTGGGCTTGGCCTGGTTGCCGGGCTCGCAGCTGGAGCAGGCGTTCATGGTGATGGGCTATGTGTTCTGCCTCTCGGCCGCCTTCGTGCTGGCCAAGTTTGTGCGCGATAACGAGAGCGCCACACGCCGCGGCGCAGGGGACACGCCCCTGTGGAAGCTGGTGGTGTGGGGCGGCTTTGCGGTGGCCATGGGCCTGACGGGCTGGGGCCTGCTCGGCATGGAGATCAACGTGACGTACAAGGCTTTTCTGGGCGTGAGCTGGCTGTACCTGATCACCACCGCGTTCACTCTGGCCAAGATGCTGCGCGACCGCCACGAGGCCGACCTGGCCGAAGCCCGCCTGCAGGGCCGCCGTGAGGCCACTGCCGCGACCGCTGCCAACGCTGCCGGGGCGGCTACGTCTGGTAACAACGCCAACTGA
- a CDS encoding saccharopine dehydrogenase NADP-binding domain-containing protein, translating to MTTTKPFDLVVHGATGFTGRLVVEYLLQRYPAGSGLRWAMGGRNADKLAAVRDELGAPADTPLVVTDTSNPVSLQALMDATRLVLTTVGPYQLYGNDLVAACAKAGVDYVDLCGEPAWMRQMIDAHEAAAKASGARIVFSCGFDSIPFDMGVFLLQKEFRHRFGHPAPRVRGRVRKMKGTFSGGTAASLKATMAAAATQPGVLDLLKNPFSLTPGFEGPRQPSGHKPMVDEALGEGIWVAPFVMAAINTRNVHRSNFLLQHAYGADFVYDEMLITGPGEKGEAVANAVAGDKSLGSDKGPKPGEGPSREERENGCYDVLFLGSDATGNTLRVGVAGDRDPGYGSTSKMITEAAVCLLQEATETPGGIWTTSPAMGDRLIARLQANAGLTFAVE from the coding sequence ATGACCACCACCAAGCCCTTTGACCTCGTCGTCCACGGCGCCACCGGCTTCACCGGTCGCCTGGTGGTCGAATACCTGCTGCAGCGCTACCCCGCCGGCAGCGGCCTGCGCTGGGCCATGGGCGGGCGCAACGCCGACAAGCTGGCCGCCGTGCGCGACGAGCTGGGCGCCCCGGCCGATACCCCGCTGGTCGTCACCGACACCAGCAATCCCGTCAGCCTGCAGGCACTGATGGACGCTACGCGCCTGGTGCTGACCACAGTGGGCCCCTACCAGCTGTATGGCAATGACCTGGTGGCTGCCTGCGCCAAGGCCGGTGTGGACTATGTGGACCTGTGCGGTGAACCGGCGTGGATGCGCCAGATGATCGACGCGCATGAAGCCGCCGCCAAAGCCAGCGGCGCGCGCATCGTGTTCTCGTGCGGGTTCGACTCGATCCCGTTCGACATGGGCGTGTTCCTGCTGCAAAAGGAATTCCGCCACCGCTTCGGCCACCCCGCCCCGCGCGTGCGCGGCCGGGTGCGCAAGATGAAGGGCACGTTCTCGGGCGGCACCGCCGCCAGCCTCAAAGCCACCATGGCGGCCGCTGCCACCCAGCCCGGGGTGCTGGACCTGCTGAAAAACCCCTTCTCGCTCACCCCCGGGTTTGAAGGCCCGCGCCAACCCTCGGGCCACAAGCCCATGGTGGATGAGGCATTAGGCGAAGGCATCTGGGTGGCTCCCTTCGTGATGGCCGCCATCAACACGCGCAACGTGCACCGCTCCAACTTCCTGCTGCAGCACGCCTACGGCGCTGACTTTGTGTACGACGAAATGCTGATCACCGGCCCCGGCGAAAAGGGTGAGGCGGTTGCCAACGCGGTGGCAGGCGACAAATCGCTGGGCTCAGACAAAGGCCCCAAGCCCGGCGAAGGCCCTTCACGCGAGGAGCGCGAGAACGGGTGTTACGACGTGCTGTTTTTGGGCAGCGACGCCACAGGCAACACCTTGCGCGTGGGCGTGGCGGGCGACCGGGACCCGGGCTATGGCTCCACTTCCAAGATGATCACCGAGGCGGCGGTGTGCCTGTTGCAGGAGGCTACCGAAACCCCCGGCGGCATCTGGACCACGTCACCCGCCATGGGTGACAGGCTGATCGCACGGCTGCAGGCCAATGCGGGATTGACGTTCGCCGTGGAGTGA
- a CDS encoding MFS transporter — translation MHPETSSHSAAPAHEDPNQFALLRQRRFAPFFWTQFSGAANDNLFKFAFTVMVTYQLSVDWLPPAMAGLVIGALFILPFLLFSATSGQLTDKYDKTKMIRFVKNMEIAIMLVAAFGFMTDNVPILLLCTFLMGVHSTLFGPVKFAYMPQVLTERELTGGNGMVEMGTFVAILLGNVAGGLLVAIPGIGHTTVAVACVLAALAGRAVAQFIPSVPATDPGLTINWNPFTETWRNLKLAHENIVVFRSLLGISWMWFFGAVFLSQFPSLAKEVLHGNEQVASLLLVVFSVGIGIGSLLCEVLSRRHVEIGLVPLGAIGMSVFSIDLYFASRSLPASDIMGLAAFISQGTHWRVMLDLLLLSLFAGLYSVPMYALIQMRSQPTHRARIIAANNILNALFMIASSLIAGALLGAGFTVPQIFLFTGIANAVVAFYIFMLVPEYLLRFVAWMSSRFVYRFKVQGDENLPAQGAAILACNHVSFVDAVLLMAASPRPIYFVMDHRIFRVPVLGWLFRLAKAIPIAPYKEDPKTYEAAFDRAAQVLREGDLLAIFPEGGITKDGQLQEFKGGIMKIIERAREEGVEAPVIPMALTNLWGSYFSRIEQGGAMVRPFRRGMFSRVGLNVGHPVAPREVQPTLLRERVQTLLTV, via the coding sequence ATGCACCCCGAGACATCCTCACACAGCGCTGCACCCGCGCATGAGGACCCGAACCAGTTTGCCCTGCTGCGCCAGCGGCGCTTTGCGCCCTTCTTCTGGACACAGTTTTCCGGCGCGGCCAACGACAACCTGTTCAAGTTCGCCTTCACCGTGATGGTGACCTACCAGCTCAGCGTGGACTGGCTGCCGCCCGCCATGGCGGGGCTGGTGATTGGTGCGCTGTTCATCCTGCCGTTTTTGCTGTTCTCGGCCACCTCCGGCCAGCTGACTGACAAGTACGACAAGACGAAGATGATCCGCTTCGTGAAGAACATGGAGATCGCCATCATGCTGGTGGCGGCCTTTGGCTTCATGACGGACAACGTGCCCATCCTGCTGCTGTGCACCTTCCTGATGGGCGTGCATTCCACGCTGTTCGGCCCCGTCAAGTTCGCCTACATGCCCCAGGTGCTCACCGAGCGCGAGCTCACGGGCGGCAACGGCATGGTCGAGATGGGGACCTTCGTGGCCATCCTGCTGGGCAATGTGGCGGGGGGGCTGCTGGTGGCCATTCCGGGTATTGGCCACACCACGGTGGCGGTGGCCTGTGTGCTGGCGGCGCTGGCCGGGCGCGCGGTGGCGCAGTTCATCCCGTCAGTGCCCGCCACCGACCCCGGCCTCACCATCAACTGGAACCCCTTCACCGAGACCTGGCGCAACCTGAAGCTGGCGCATGAAAACATAGTGGTGTTCCGCTCGCTGCTGGGCATCAGCTGGATGTGGTTCTTTGGCGCGGTGTTCCTGAGCCAGTTTCCCAGCCTGGCCAAGGAGGTATTGCATGGCAACGAGCAGGTGGCATCGCTGCTGCTGGTGGTGTTCTCGGTGGGTATTGGCATTGGCTCGCTGCTGTGCGAGGTGCTGTCGCGCCGCCATGTCGAGATCGGCCTGGTGCCGCTGGGCGCCATCGGCATGAGCGTGTTCTCCATCGACCTGTACTTCGCGTCGCGCAGCCTTCCAGCGTCCGACATCATGGGCCTGGCTGCCTTCATTTCGCAGGGCACGCACTGGCGCGTGATGCTGGACCTGCTGCTGCTCAGCCTCTTTGCGGGCCTGTACAGCGTGCCCATGTACGCGCTGATCCAGATGCGCAGCCAGCCCACGCATCGCGCTCGCATCATCGCGGCCAACAACATTCTGAATGCGCTGTTCATGATCGCCAGCTCGCTGATCGCCGGGGCCCTGCTGGGCGCGGGTTTCACGGTGCCGCAGATATTTCTGTTCACCGGCATCGCCAACGCGGTGGTGGCGTTCTACATCTTCATGCTGGTGCCCGAGTACCTGCTGCGCTTTGTGGCCTGGATGTCGTCGCGGTTTGTGTACCGCTTCAAGGTGCAGGGCGACGAAAACCTGCCCGCACAGGGCGCGGCCATCCTGGCCTGCAACCACGTGAGTTTTGTGGATGCCGTGCTGCTCATGGCCGCCAGCCCGCGCCCCATCTACTTCGTGATGGACCACCGCATCTTCCGCGTGCCGGTGCTGGGCTGGCTGTTCCGCCTGGCCAAGGCGATCCCGATTGCACCCTACAAGGAAGATCCCAAGACCTACGAAGCCGCTTTCGACCGCGCGGCCCAGGTGCTGCGCGAGGGGGACCTGCTTGCCATCTTCCCCGAAGGCGGCATCACCAAGGACGGGCAGTTGCAGGAGTTCAAGGGCGGCATCATGAAGATCATCGAGCGTGCGCGGGAAGAGGGCGTCGAGGCCCCGGTGATCCCCATGGCGCTCACCAATTTGTGGGGCTCATACTTCAGCCGCATCGAGCAGGGCGGTGCCATGGTGCGGCCCTTCCGCCGCGGCATGTTCAGCAGGGTGGGCCTGAATGTAGGGCACCCCGTGGCCCCGCGCGAGGTGCAGCCCACGCTGCTGCGCGAGCGTGTGCAGACCTTGCTGACGGTATGA
- a CDS encoding helix-turn-helix transcriptional regulator, which yields MSTTADLVNALKKELKTAQMTYADLAQALGMAESSVKRMLARGDMPLSRIDAICRALALDFADLARRVADEQPLLKELTQEQEKAVVGDKKLLLMAICVLSQWTLEQVTAAYRLTEAEGIKYLAQLDRIGIIELRPLNRYRLKLAKTFRWRPHGPVMNYFREHALLDYFAGGFDGSGEGVLLVHGNISRSLAPAFMERMQRVAQDFAQQHLADQKLPDREREGYTLLLAMRSWEFEAFATMRR from the coding sequence GTGAGCACAACCGCAGACCTCGTGAACGCCCTGAAGAAAGAACTCAAGACCGCGCAGATGACCTACGCCGACCTGGCGCAGGCGCTGGGCATGGCCGAGTCCAGCGTCAAGCGCATGCTGGCCCGGGGCGACATGCCACTGTCGCGCATCGACGCCATCTGCCGCGCGCTGGCGCTGGACTTTGCCGACCTGGCGCGGCGCGTGGCCGACGAGCAGCCTTTGCTCAAAGAGCTGACGCAGGAGCAGGAAAAGGCTGTGGTGGGCGACAAGAAACTGCTGCTGATGGCGATCTGCGTGCTCAGCCAGTGGACGCTGGAGCAGGTGACCGCCGCCTACCGCCTGACCGAGGCCGAGGGCATCAAGTACCTCGCGCAGCTCGACCGCATCGGCATCATTGAGCTGCGGCCGCTCAACCGCTACCGCCTCAAGCTGGCCAAGACCTTCCGCTGGCGCCCGCACGGCCCGGTGATGAACTACTTTCGCGAGCATGCCCTGCTCGACTACTTTGCAGGCGGCTTTGACGGCTCGGGCGAAGGCGTGTTGCTGGTGCACGGCAACATCAGCCGCAGCCTGGCCCCCGCCTTCATGGAGCGCATGCAGCGCGTGGCCCAGGACTTTGCCCAGCAGCATCTGGCCGACCAGAAGCTGCCCGACCGCGAGCGCGAGGGCTACACCTTGCTTCTGGCGATGCGCAGCTGGGAGTTCGAGGCGTTTGCGACGATGAGAAGGTGA
- a CDS encoding TetR family transcriptional regulator — translation MKTTRQQQDATRRQIVASAVDLMTRQGFDGTTMKDIARAAGIGDATIYKYFPTKDRIVLGYLDDVAHQALAETLQTPGFAGYLLQEKLQRLTDAVLERLLADREFVAQVRSLARRSPLSMLAEPLAARQSLREAVASFLEAAEASGEIEPCDFKGMAGGLYTDYLAGVVAYWLADTSDEFADTTQLVDLSLGVLVQALRGGLVNRVLELGGFVLRSQMARMVQHGSGVMGMLQLAKQAMASAPPGPAHPPAAAGAAAPPPSPSRSPRRPRKPRATTAAPTPAPTQTPAPPTAPRRRKAA, via the coding sequence ATGAAAACCACCCGCCAGCAACAAGACGCCACGCGCCGCCAGATCGTGGCCAGCGCGGTGGACCTCATGACCCGCCAGGGCTTTGACGGCACGACGATGAAAGACATCGCCCGTGCAGCAGGCATTGGCGACGCCACGATCTACAAATACTTCCCCACCAAGGACCGCATCGTGCTGGGCTACCTGGACGATGTGGCGCACCAGGCGCTGGCCGAAACCCTGCAGACGCCCGGCTTTGCGGGCTACCTGCTGCAAGAGAAGCTGCAGCGCCTGACCGACGCCGTGCTGGAGCGCCTGCTGGCCGACCGCGAATTTGTGGCCCAGGTGCGCAGTCTGGCGCGGCGCTCGCCGCTGTCGATGTTGGCCGAGCCCCTGGCAGCGCGCCAAAGCCTGCGCGAGGCGGTGGCCAGCTTTCTGGAGGCCGCAGAGGCCAGCGGCGAAATCGAGCCCTGCGACTTCAAGGGCATGGCGGGCGGGCTGTACACGGATTACCTGGCCGGTGTGGTGGCGTACTGGCTGGCCGACACCTCCGACGAATTTGCCGACACCACCCAGCTGGTGGACCTGTCGCTGGGGGTGCTGGTGCAGGCGCTGCGCGGCGGGCTGGTCAACCGCGTGCTGGAGCTGGGCGGCTTTGTGCTGCGCAGCCAGATGGCGCGCATGGTGCAGCACGGCAGCGGCGTGATGGGCATGCTGCAACTGGCAAAGCAGGCCATGGCCAGCGCCCCGCCCGGGCCCGCCCACCCCCCCGCCGCGGCCGGCGCAGCGGCCCCGCCGCCCTCGCCCTCCCGCTCCCCCCGTAGGCCGCGCAAGCCCCGTGCCACCACCGCGGCGCCCACCCCGGCCCCCACTCAAACACCCGCCCCACCCACCGCCCCCCGCAGGAGGAAAGCCGCATGA
- a CDS encoding DUF2867 domain-containing protein, with product MTTTHPVRVVQVPAGTAIHATLPGAHFFDAYAVADPHPATSALHTWLDVLARTPRWTEHLLAVRNRLVRLVGLKGVGQLQDMHRPASGGAPSDARSYRVGDRVGIFVIRHLSDAEVVMGQDDRHLDVQVSLTKHPAPPGGTASVVLSTVVHIHNTLGHAYMAVITPFHRLIVRSMLQRLAAAPRHGQR from the coding sequence ATGACCACCACCCACCCCGTACGCGTGGTGCAAGTGCCGGCGGGCACCGCCATCCACGCCACCTTGCCCGGTGCGCATTTTTTTGATGCCTATGCGGTGGCCGATCCGCACCCCGCCACCAGCGCGCTGCACACCTGGCTGGACGTGCTGGCCCGCACACCACGTTGGACGGAGCACCTGCTGGCGGTGCGCAACAGGCTGGTGCGGCTGGTAGGGCTCAAGGGCGTGGGGCAGCTGCAGGACATGCATCGCCCGGCCAGCGGAGGCGCGCCATCCGATGCGCGCAGCTACCGCGTGGGTGACCGGGTGGGTATCTTCGTGATCCGCCACCTGAGCGATGCCGAAGTGGTCATGGGGCAGGACGACCGGCATCTTGATGTGCAGGTGTCCCTGACCAAGCACCCGGCCCCGCCCGGCGGCACTGCGAGCGTGGTCCTCAGCACGGTGGTGCACATCCACAACACACTGGGCCACGCGTACATGGCAGTCATCACGCCATTTCATCGGCTGATCGTTCGCAGCATGCTGCAGCGCCTGGCCGCCGCGCCCCGCCATGGCCAGCGCTGA